The following nucleotide sequence is from Chryseobacterium sp. CY350.
ACACTTAATAAAAAAGAAAACGGAGTTTATGCGTTTGTTTTAAAAGGAAGTGCCAAAGTTGGTGACAGAATATTAAACGAAAAAGACGGATTAGGAATTTGGGATACTCAAAGTTTTAACATTGAAGCAGTTGAAGATACTAAAATTCTATTAATGGAAGTTCCAATGGATTTACCCGCATATTTAAAATAAACAATTAATTTTGCACCATCAAAAAACGCATTCAATTCCCCTTCGTTGGAAGGGTGGCAAAAATTTAAAGAATTTTTGACGGGTGGTGTTCAATAATCGTTATCAAAAAAATAATTACATAAATGAAAATCTTAGCAATCGCAGGAAGTAATTCCGACACATCAATCAACAGACAATTAGTAACTTATGCAGCCTCATTATTTGAAAATGCAGAAGTGGAAGTTGTAGATATGAACGATTTTGAAATGCCAATCTACAAACATCAACTCGAAACAGAAAGCGGAGTTCCTGCTCAGGCAATAGATTTTGCAGCGAAAATTGATGGTTCAGATTTATTGATTGTTTCCCTTTCAGAACATAACGGAACCTATTCCACAGCATTCAAGAACGTCTTCGACTGGACTTCAAGAATCAAAGGCAGAAAAGTTTGGAACGATATTCCAATGTTCCTGATGGCAACAGCTACAGGGCCTAGAGGAGGTTTGGGAGTTTTAGATGCAGCTTCAAAAAGATTTCCGCTGCATGCAGGAAATATTGTTGATACATTTACATTGCCACACTTCAACGACAACTTTGACAAAGAAAATCAAAAAATTTCTAACGAGGAGAAAGACAGTGAGTTAAAAGAAAAAATAACAAAGATTTCTTCTCCCGAAATAATCTTGGAAAAATAGCATTTGAATATTAACATAAAATTAATATCTTTGCAAAAAGAAAAAGTAATGAAAATTCAGACCACTTTTAAAGAATGTTTCTCCAAAAAAGGGAATGTTGTGGACTCTGAAATTCTGAGATAAGATAGCGGCCGATAATCTACCAAGATTGTCGGCTTTTTTATTTAGTAAAATTTAAAATAATTGTCCCAATTTACCTTATAACAATCTTGGTTGTTACATTGCTAAACTGATACACTGTTACATTAAAAATATGAGCAATACTTACAAATCTGCAGGTGTAGACAAAGAAGAAGGTTACAAAACCGTTGATAAAATCAAGAAAGCGGTAGGCGAAACGCACAATGCAAATGTTTTGAATCATTTGGGAAGTTTCGGAGCTTTTTACGAAATCGGAGGCTACAAAAATCCGGTTTTGGTTTCTGGAACTGATGGCGTCGGAACTAAACTTAAAGTTGCTTTAGACTCAAAAAGATATGAATCTATTGGAGTTGATTGTTTCGCAATGTGTGCAAACGATATCCTTTGTCACGGTGCAAAACCATTATTTTTTCTCGATTATTTAGCTTGCGGGAAATTAGATTCCGAGATTGCTGCAGAAATCGTTTTAGGAATGGTAGCGGCCTGTAAAGACAATAATTGTGCTTTAATTGGTGGCGAAACCGCAGAAATGCCGGGAATGTATAAGCCGGGAGATTATGATGTAGCAGGTTTCTGTGTCGGGATCGTTGAAAAAGACCAGATCATAGACGGTACAAAAATCAAAACAGGAGATAAAATTATTGCATTGCCAAGTTCAGGATTCCACTCAAACGGATTTTCTTTGGTAAGAAAAATTTTCCCGGATTTTGAAGAAGAATTTGAAGGAAAACCTTTGTACGAAACACTTTTGGTTCCTACAAGATTGTATTATAAAGACATTCACAGAGTAATTGAAGAAATCGAAGTTGCCGGAATCGCCCATATTACAGGTGGCGGTTTGTACGAAAATATTCCGAGAATCATCGGTGAAGGATTATGTGCTTCAATTGATGCCGCAAAAATCCAGATTCCGAGTGTAATGGTAGAGCTGGAGAAAAGAGGAAATATCGCACGTGAAGAAATGTTCGGAACTTTCAATATGGGTGTCGGGATGATCGTAGTTGTAGATCCTTCACACGCTGAAAAAGTGCTTCACCTTCTGGATGATGCTTACGAAATAGGAGAGATTACGGAAGGAGCAGAGAAGATCGATTTGAAATTTTAGGAGCTATTTCCCGCTGTCCACTATATCTTTTTTGAGACGGTCTCCACTTCGTTCCGCCCGCCCCAAAAAAGGATACCGTTTCCATCGGGGCTAGTAAAAACAGTAAAAGCTTTGTCAAAGTTTTAAACTTTGACAAAGCTCACAAATTAAAAATGAAAAACTTAGTTATACTCGTTTCAGGTTCAGGAACCAATCTTCAGCGAATTATTGATACCATCGTCAGCGGAGAAATCCAGAATGCAAAAGTATCTTTAGTGGTTGCTGACAGAGAATGTTACGGACTCGAAAGGGCAAAAAAACATAAC
It contains:
- the purM gene encoding phosphoribosylformylglycinamidine cyclo-ligase, translated to MSNTYKSAGVDKEEGYKTVDKIKKAVGETHNANVLNHLGSFGAFYEIGGYKNPVLVSGTDGVGTKLKVALDSKRYESIGVDCFAMCANDILCHGAKPLFFLDYLACGKLDSEIAAEIVLGMVAACKDNNCALIGGETAEMPGMYKPGDYDVAGFCVGIVEKDQIIDGTKIKTGDKIIALPSSGFHSNGFSLVRKIFPDFEEEFEGKPLYETLLVPTRLYYKDIHRVIEEIEVAGIAHITGGGLYENIPRIIGEGLCASIDAAKIQIPSVMVELEKRGNIAREEMFGTFNMGVGMIVVVDPSHAEKVLHLLDDAYEIGEITEGAEKIDLKF
- a CDS encoding NADPH-dependent FMN reductase, coding for MKILAIAGSNSDTSINRQLVTYAASLFENAEVEVVDMNDFEMPIYKHQLETESGVPAQAIDFAAKIDGSDLLIVSLSEHNGTYSTAFKNVFDWTSRIKGRKVWNDIPMFLMATATGPRGGLGVLDAASKRFPLHAGNIVDTFTLPHFNDNFDKENQKISNEEKDSELKEKITKISSPEIILEK